The genomic segment GACTACCAGACCCGGTAGAATCTGCCTCGTCCACGATCATCTTTCTCTCGCCTTTTATTTGATGTGCACCGTCTTCTCTCTTTAGATCTGGTCCCCCAATCAAAACGGTTTCATTGTTGGATGTCTCTAGCGATGGAAGGGTCGAGCCACTCGCTGATTCTGACATCATGTGCTCTCTTAGAGTACTCCCATTTGAAAATGACTTATTGCACTCATTTTGATGAAAAAGAAACaaggaataaaaaaatatagaagttTTTTGGTGATAATGATTTTGATTGCTTTTGCTGCGAGAAGAGTTTGCTTGAATATATTGTTGTATGATTTGTGCATATATATAGCTTCAGAAATCTGAAGAAATCATAAATACGTACAAATACTATTCAAAAGGTAATCCAGAAATCGGAAGAAAACATAAATACGTACGAATACTATTCAAAAGGAGTTAACCACTTACCATAAGTGTTTAGTGCACTATGCTCTTAAGTCTTAACAATTAATTACTAACTGCTTATTTAGGTCTATCGATTAAGTGGTAATTAATTAACTGTAGCTTTATAAATTATTAGTCACATTGTGTCATTAACTCAGTCTCCGTCAAAACcgtttatataagatattttgcgTGAGAGATGAATAGCCCAAACtagaaacatgaaataaaagCTGTAGTTAGCCATATAAAACCATGCCATTAACatcaaaaaagaattaaaaatgaaataagatcgacagagaagagaaagaaaaacaattatttagTAGATAACAATCATAACATTATTATACATCACTTTTTGTCAAGGTATTATACATAACTTTATTTCTTAGTTTTACGCAAATAGAGAATCGAGTATATACttggaaaatatgaaaacaagaacctgttaataaaaaaagaagagatcatTACACTCTTCTAGGCAATCCGATGAACAAATCAGTTTCGACATTGGATATGTGGATGTTTTCACAGCCAGAGGAAGATGCATTCTTCTCACTCTCTAAGTTCCTCGACTGCATCCACAAGGGCTTTTCTTCAAACTGAAATGATAACAAGTTAAATCCTAAACAAAGAAACTCAATAATCAgagagaaacaaacaaaaagttcACGAAAAACGAATAACTTTTTGACGGACGATTTTCAGATTTCCTCAAGTTAGATTTCAGTCGAAAGCACTATTAATCAACCACAAGATTTTTCATGAGAGTTAAGTCATGGATGTCAAAGGTTAATCCACCATGATGTCTATAGACTATAGctgaatgatatttttgttatttaaagaaTAAAGAGATAAAGCGctaaacgattttttttttaacatcaaaagattattatattattaaattagatGATCTTTGTAACTAGTAGATTAGAATATGACAGTcaacaacaaaaacattatatatatggaACGCTCTAACAATCTTAGCTAATGAATTTATCATTGTGTTCTATTGAGAAATCATGAAAACTTCCCTTCAGAGTTGTGAACTTATATATAGTATCCATATGTACTAGTTATAAATATAGATAGCAAAGACTAAGTTCATGATTAAATAAGTGTAGGGCGTGCAAGAATGAATACATGCATATATGTCCTTGGATTGTATATATATGCGTATGCGTATACCATTTCGTGCAGCCTAGTTCTCTCGTTCAACAGCTCTCTTTTTCCTGCAATCTAATAAGATCAAACCCAAAAAAAGCacaatgaaatttatatattatatgccgTAAAGAaccaactaaaataataaagtaaaattacCTCTGCTTTTAGTTTCCCCACCTCATCTTCATTTAACTTAGCCTGCCAAAATTGTAGAATCCGGAATAAGCAGTTGCACATGCTGGTTCGATAGCTAATCATTTAGACTCAGAAGTCCCAGAGAACATATGTTGATATGTGTAACAGAAAATACTCTAGAAGACCCTAATTATAAGCCATTAGTGCTAAACACATTATAACAAACACGTAAAGATTTCAAAATCAAGTACTATGTATTTATTAAGTTTACCTTCCTTGATCTAACAATAGTAAGGCTTTTCTCAATTTGAATAGTTATCTCTTTGAGCTCCTCCACCGAACAAGTATCTAAATCTTCCCCCATTAGCCTCCTAAGATGCATATTATCGCCTTCATGAGCTTATATAGAATCACCTATTGCATTATCTATAGAAATATCAGAAACTAACCGGCAATGACGTTGAAGAAGTTCAATGGAGTTCACCATAATCGTGATTTCATCCTTGAGATCCTGCACCTGCTGCTCTTTTTGGAGTCTCTCTTCATGAAAATATTCCCTTCTATGTAACTCACATCGTTCGATCATCTTCTTCATGCTGAATTAGTTTTCAGGATCACTTCATCAATCATCATtataatatttctaaagtaTACAATTACTATTTTCCGAAAATGTTATCATGACCAACAAGAACATTCACACATATGCAAGATTTATAGATTGTATGCATATTTTCCGAGCCTAAATTCGATACATTTTGTCGATATGCGCTTGGCCTATCTCAGGATTAGTATAATTAAAAAGTATGAAAGATTTCCGGAGGATGAAGAATGTACATAGTAAGGTTTTCGATATGCCATTCCACCTATTAAAGGAGAAGAAATAGctgaatatataatatcaatttGTTAGTAATatatgtctttttaatttgtgtaaCTTGGTTTCCTATCTATACAAACTCAATGGCAAAAGCATTACTATAAGCTAGGATGCACTCGCCTTTCCATTACGTACCAACGATTTGCTTTAAATGGTCAAACTTGGTAAACTCGAAACTGTGAATGAAACATAAACTCTTGTTCCAAAAGTTTTGGTTGGTTAATTATCTAAACCCACTCAAGTGTAGATATTGGCAATTCGCTAACAAAATAATGGGAAGAGATGATTAGTACAGTTCACCTAGTGACTATCAATATATGGTTTCACATGATTATGATCATTGTTTGGGTTTGATAATCATTAGTGGCATCATTTAAGTTTGGATTTGGTTTAAGAAACTAACTCACCTATCGGCTATATAAGAGATCAACACATTTAATAGCATGAAAACTTCTCGAGGGCTAGAGTTTGAGACCCTAGCAAAAATCCAAAAGATCTTCTCATACTTCATGGGGGATTTTTAAATTGGTCCAATTGTACTCTTAACAGTATGGCATGAACACTAggatgtttcaatataattataAACATGTCAAGTGGTTTCAGCATGAGTTTCAAGGCATACTAGGTTCAAAGTTCAAGAACACTTCTTTGGAAAGTCCTAAATTGATTGCTCGTGCTTAAAGAAGAACTGTGATTAGGTTTgaattcatttaaataaaaacttcgTGGTACTATTGAGtaaataaatgacaaaaaaaaaaaaactttaagaaGGCATAATTTGTTGAGAAGTTAAACGCAACAGCTACAATTAGCTAGAAATCTATTGTGCGATACATAAATAAATTAGCAAAGTAAAGTAAGAACAGTAGATTCATTTCTATAGAATAAACAGTAGATTGTAAATATGTATAAATGTGTATTAATTGGATTAAAAGTTATAGAAATGTTAGGTTACTTACTCGGAGCTAGCGTATTCGTATAGTTTGCCTTTCTGAGAAAAGACAATGGCTGCGACTTGAGTATCGCATAGAACTGAAAGCTCGTGAGCCTTCTTCATGAGACCTTTCCTACGCTTGGAGAACGTGACTTGCCTGCTCGTTAGGTTTTCGATTCTCTTGATCTCGATCTTCCCTTTCACCATCCTCCTGCCATGATTAGTGGGTGAATCCATATGAAACCCTAAGTCTGAACAATTTTAGGAAAGAGAAaattagtttctttttctttagaaaCAAACTCACTTGGATCCAAATCAAAACCAAGGTACTGTTTCTTGATAACAAAAGAGAGATCTAAACACAAGATCAGCTGTCCACACAAAAGTCAATAAGTGATAACTTCCCTAGGAAAATGATGAAAAATCTGGGGAAAAAACgaaaccaaacaaaaccttTTTCTAAATCTGTCAAGATTCGTTTCAAAGGCCTCAAGAATCAGAAAACGACCAAGAAGATCTGTGATATTAATAAGGACGAACtttcacaagaaaaaaaagagatgaaatGAACAGAACAATAAGATCGATGATAACTAGAAATGAATGAATTGATGAGTCAAATCACTTTGATGATTTAGTCTTTCTTTGGTCAAACCTTTGTTATGCAGGGAGGAACAAACCCTAAGGTTAATAGTCTTGCTTTTGCTCTCTGATTTACATACTCTcaggaaataaaaatatataaatgccATTTTGCAGATATTACTTTCGATTATCACACACTGCTTTGCCTGCTGACTAAAAATGTCTGCTTCGCTTTTTTCtactaattaaaaatatgttaattatcGATTTTAATGAAGCTTCatatgatttatgtttttttgtaactatcGGTCCAATTAGATTGGTCTATAgatcattttataaaatatttgatcacaaaaataaaatatacatacttgatatcaaatattttcaaataacttaatttggtattttcaaatGAGTTCtatcaaaattaaatacttttataaaaataaaataaatactttaattaattaattatgcaGACCTAACCATTTTAAAAGTGACATAAATACATTTATCATTTGCATAATATTCTTCAATTAATTTAGGGGTTATATAGGTTTCTGAGATTTCTGTTTTCTTACAATAAGCACTTGAAATTGATCTTATGTACTTGAAATTTTATTCAGCCTATGATTTGGTGAATCTATGTTATTCGACGCAAAAGTCACTATTTTCTAAGTATCCGGGTAAAAATGAGAAAATCTAAATTTATTAGATGAAAACGAGGCAGAAAAAGTGATTACTTCATATACTTGTATGTTGAGTTAAGCTTGAGTTATCCTAATGAGATTAGGATTAAATAGATTGAGAGTTATCTATAAGATATgtttcctaatgagtttaggaacttaagagttatatatataaggaGATACCAATGTGTGGTATAACTTGTGAGTTgagagagctttagttttgagttattttctaaAGCATTAAGAGTTCTAATAAAGAGTGTTCTTGAGATTCTTTGATTCAATAATTGGTATCAAAGCCAGGTTATTGAATCAAAGAATCTCAAGAACACTCTTTATTAGAACTCTTAATGCTttagaaaataactcaaaactaaagctctctcAACTCACAAGTTATACCACACATTGGTATCTCCTTATATATAACTCTTAagttcctaaactcattaggaaacATATCTTATAGATAACTCTCAATCTATTTAATCCTAATCTCATTAGGATAACTCAAGCTTAActcaacattctcccccttaagcttgatCTCTTCATTCTTCACATTTTGAACTCCAATGAATTGTCtcatctctttgaacttgattctCCCAAGTGCTTTGGTAAGTATATCAGCCTTTTGTTTCACACCAGCGACATGCTCTACACTCACGAGACCTTTCTCGACGCATTCTCTGATGAAATGAAATCTTGTATGAATGTGTTTGCTTCGCCCATGAAACACTGGATTCCTAGACAATGCTATTGCTGACTTATTATCGATCCTTATCACGGCCTTCTTACTGTTACCACCGAACAGCTCACTTAGAAGATCCTGTAGCCATATTGCTTGCTTGGCGGTTTCAGTTGCAGCCATAAACTCCGCTTCACAAGAAGATAAAGCAACTATCTCTTGTTTTTGAGAACACCATGTGATTGGATTTCCACCAAAGTAAAAGATGTGTCCGGTTGTGCTCTTGCCATCATCGGGATCAACATTGTAACTACTATCACTATAACCCACCAATCCTTCTTGCGGTCTTGCTTCAAAGATCAAACCGTGCGATAGGGTTCCTTGAAGGTACCTCAAGACTTGCTTCAAAGCGGCTTTATGGGACTCCTTAGGATTGTGCATGTACCGACTTAGGATACCTACACTACACGCTAGGTCAGGTCTTGTATGTATCAGATAGCGCAAACAACCAATGTTTCTCCGATACTCTCTCTCGTCTACACCCTTCTCCTCATCCGCTTTGCCTAGTTTTAGACCTGCATCCATTGGTATCTGCGTCGCGTTACATCCTTTCATCCCAGCCTCCTCTATGATCTTTGCTGCATATTTCTCTTGACTTAACACTATACTTCCTTTTCTCTGCGTGACTTCTATCCCAAGGTAATAACTCAGCTTTCCAAGGTCAGTCATGTCGAATTTGGCTGCCATATCCTTCTTGAAATCGATTATCATGTCCAAGCTGGAGCCTGTTACCAATAGATCATCGACATACACGGCCACCATCAACAAATGTCCGTGCTCTTTCTTTTTATAAAGCGACGGCTCCTTGAGGCATCTATCAAACTTCAACTCATGAAGTGTAGCGTTGAGTTTTTCATTCCAGGCTCTTGGAGCTTGGCGTAGACCGTATAGTGCCTTTCTTAACTTATAaactttagtttcttttcctttgaTGATGAACCCCTCTGGCTGTGATACGTATACTTCTTCTTTTAAATCACCGTGTAAAAAAGCTGTTTTCACATCAAGATGATGTAGCTCCCAACCATGTGAGGCTGCAACTCCGATGATCAAACGAACTGTTTCTATCCGTGCAACAGGTGCGAACACCTCATCAAAGTCTATTCCATGTTTCTGTATGTATCCTTTAGCAACCAGACGTGCCTTGTATTTGTTGATACTCCCATCAGAgttccttttaattttaaagacCCACTTCAATCCAATTGCTTTACAATTCCGAGGGAGGTCAACTAAACTCCAAGTATCGTTCTTCACGATCGATTTGATTTCGTCCTCACATGCATCTCTCCAAACCTTTAGTTCTTTCGCATCTTCATAGCTCCAAGGTTCCTCGTTCACAAGCATCAATAGATGCTCGTATTCTAACTCGCAAAGTGTTTCATACATCTCATCTTCTTCACACAGTAACTCGTAATCATCAAGATAGCTTGGCTTATTGATCGTACGGGAGGAGCGTCTTAGGATCACTGGTTCTTCTTCATGatcactttcttcttcctcgagcTCAGgatcactttcttcttcttttattgtAGCTTGATCACATAATCCTGAATCGTGAtttccaaaaattattataCTAGTGTCTACTTCTTTCTGTTCCTGTATCCACTTCCACCTATGTTCTTCATTAAAGACCACATCTCTACTAACCACTATTCTTCTTGTTGTCGGATCAAGTAGTCGGTAAGCCTTTGTTCCCGGCTCAGTTCCGAGATGAACCAACGCTCGAGACCTATCATCTAATTTTTTCAGATGTGGTGTAGTAATTTTTGCGTAACCAACGCATCCGAAAACCCTCACGTGCTCAACGTGCGGCTTCTTCCCCTTAAAGCTTTCGTATGGGGTCTGAAGTACTAGAGTTCGAGTAATGATCCTATTGATGAGGTAGGTTGAATGCCTTACTGCCTCTCCCCAAAGAAAATTTAGAACATCCATATGTTTCAAGATGCTTCGTGTCATCTCTAGAAGCGTTCTGTTTCGTCTCTCGACGACCCCGTTTTGTTGTGGAGAGTATGGGGCCGTTAAATGTCGTTCAATGCCCGAGCTCTCGCAGTACTCTTTGAATTCGACTGATGTAAATTCTCCCCCCCCTATCAGTTCGTAGCGTTTTGATCTTTGACCCTGTCTCTTGTTCGACTACGGTCTTAAACCGTTTGAACTTTGTAAAAGCTTCACTTTTCTCctttaaaagaatactccaCATGTATCAAGACAAATACATACTTGTTTCCTCCTGCGGTAGATGGAGTAATTGGACCGCATAAATCTCCATGTATCAGCTCTAATACTCTAGATGCACGGTAAGAGCTTGCTTGCGGAAAAGACTTTCGTATTTGCTTCCCACGTAAGCATGCCGCACATGTCTCCTTCTCGATTCCAAAACGAGGCATACCGACCACCATATTCTTTTCTACCATTAGCTTTAGGTTGTTTAGACCTATGTGCCCCAAACGTGAGTGCCACTTCGAGGACTCCTTTTGATGTACCAGCTGCAAGCATTTTGTATTCTCTACCTCCATGACTACCTTGTACAATCGATTTGGAGCTCTTTTTGCTTGTACAAGAAGCTTG from the Brassica napus cultivar Da-Ae unplaced genomic scaffold, Da-Ae ScsIHWf_3038;HRSCAF=3832, whole genome shotgun sequence genome contains:
- the LOC106369921 gene encoding MADS-box protein AGL71-like, with protein sequence MDSPTNHGRRMVKGKIEIKRIENLTSRQVTFSKRRKGLMKKAHELSVLCDTQVAAIVFSQKGKLYEYASSDMKKMIERCELHRREYFHEERLQKEQQVQDLKDEITIMVNSIELLQRHCRRLMGEDLDTCSVEELKEITIQIEKSLTIVRSRKAKLNEDEVGKLKAEIAGKRELLNERTRLHEMFEEKPLWMQSRNLESEKNASSSGCENIHISNVETDLFIGLPRRV